Proteins found in one Magnetofaba australis IT-1 genomic segment:
- a CDS encoding helix-hairpin-helix domain-containing protein produces MKLPLHDDERRALRGARVRLGDVADLGADALGQATGIAPARCAELTALARFQRLGSVGPSLAADLWRLGYADVENLCGENPAQMYTQFCELVGQRVDPCVEDVFRCAVAQAQNPELPEEQRQWWFWTPMRGQARVDEASPGR; encoded by the coding sequence GTGAAGCTTCCTTTGCATGATGACGAGCGCCGCGCCCTGCGCGGCGCGCGGGTGCGGTTAGGCGATGTGGCGGATCTGGGCGCGGACGCGCTGGGGCAAGCCACGGGGATTGCCCCAGCGCGCTGCGCCGAGCTGACGGCGCTGGCGCGTTTTCAGCGTCTGGGTTCGGTGGGGCCGAGTCTGGCGGCGGACCTGTGGCGGCTGGGCTATGCCGACGTCGAGAATCTGTGCGGCGAGAATCCTGCGCAGATGTATACGCAATTCTGCGAGCTTGTGGGGCAACGGGTGGATCCGTGTGTGGAGGATGTGTTCCGCTGCGCGGTGGCCCAGGCGCAGAATCCCGAGCTCCCCGAAGAGCAGCGACAATGGTGGTTCTGGACGCCCATGCGCGGACAGGCGCGCGTGGATGAGGCGTCCCCAGGGCGCTGA